Below is a window of Methylosinus sp. PW1 DNA.
AAAATCCCATCTCGCCGATGAGCTGATCCTTGCCGATCTCGGCGACAATCTCGCCATCGGCGGCGTTGACCACGCCGAACTGGCCGAAATTGACGATATAGAGCGTCTCCGACGGCGCGCCGAGCTCGATCAGCGCCTCGCCGCGCGCAATCCTGCGCAACTGCACGCAGGATTTGATCTTATTGCGATCCTCGTCGTCGAGGTCTTGCCAGAAACTCTGATCTTCCGAAACGAGCGTCTTCGACATGGAAATACAGTCGCCCCGATGCGTTCGCGTCGCGCGCCCCCGCGCTCGCGCCGCATGATCTTCGGCCGAGCGTGAGAATGCAAGGGCGGTTTCCGCGCGCTTTCGACGCCGCTCAGGCGGGCGCGCTGGTCAGCAGAGCGTCCAGGCTCGCGCATTCCTTCGCGGTCAGGGAAAAGTCGAATATCGCCAGATCGTCGCGCATATGCTCCTGCGACGTCGTGCCGGTGAGGCACAGAACGCCTTGCTGCGTCAGGAAGCGGAAGAAAATCTGCGCCCGGCCGCGCCCATATTTTTCGGCGAGAGCGACGAGCTCCGGCTTCTCCAGCGTTTCGGGATTGGCGGTGAGCGTCCAAAAGCTCTGGTAGAAAATTTTGTGCTTTGCGCAGAAAGCGCGAATCTCGCGGTCATAGCCGGTCTTGGCGTAGAAGCGGTTCTGAATCACGGCGGGCTTCACCCGCGCCTTCTTCCACAACATCTTCAGCCGCGCCGGCTCGTAGCAATTGCTGACGCCCAATTGGCGCACGCCGCCCTGCGCCGCCAGGCTCTCCATCGCGCGCCAGGCCTCGAGAGTGTCCTTGTCGTCCGGGTAGGGGGAGTGCAGCACCAATCCGTCGAGACGGTCCACGCGCAGATTGCGCAGCGACGCCTCGAAGGACTGCCGCACCTGCTCGCCGATCGGAGCGGCGGCGTCATAGGGGATGTTTTCCGGGTCCTGCCCGCCGAAGGGCGTGAATTTGGTCTGCAGATAAATATCCGCGCGGGCGAGCCCGGCGCTGAGCGCCGCCGCCAGACCTTCGCCGACGCCCGGCTCATTGTAATGCTTGGGCTGGCAGGCGGTGTCGATCCCGCGAAAGCCGGTCCGCAGCGCCTCTTCCACCAGCGCGGCGGTGCGCTCCTTTTTCCAGGCCGTGCCATAGATGATGCGGGGCATGGAAACCCCGGAGGCGGAGACGATCCGGCTCGGATCCTCGCCGCGCGGCTCGGCGCTCATTTTGGGGGCTTCCTCTTTCTCAGGCGCCGGCGAAAACCGTCAGCACGCCAGTATAGCCGTAGAGATGATGGCGGGCGATCTCGCCGCCGGCGAAAAAGCCGATCAAGGGCGTCTCGCCGCCCAGCGCCTCGTGAACCATGCGGAATTCCGCGTTGGGCTCGCCGAAATGCGGGCCGCCGCGCCCCGAGCAGCTGATATAGAGCGCGCCTCTCATGCCGCCGGCGGCCTCCGCCTGGGCGCGCACCTCCGCGACGATGCGCAGCAGATCATGCTTGGCCGCCTCGGCGTTGCGCTTGCAGAAGGCGAGCCGCATGCCGTCCTTTATCTGCTCGGCGATCATCAGCAGCCCGCCCTTGCGGCCGACGCCGACAATGTGCCGCACTTCCGTATTGGCGCCGAACTGGCCGGGCTTGGCGGAGGCGTCCTCGCCAGTGGCGACGATTCCGGCCAGAGTCTGCGCCAGCTCGAGGCGTAGCGCGGCGTCGTCTATGTCGAGCGTATGCTCCATATCCTCGAGCACGCAGTCGAGCGCGCGCTTCTCGTCCAAGGTCACGAGGTAATTGCCCTGCGCGCGGGTGACGGTCCGCAGCGGGCCGATCGGCTGGCAGCCTTGCGTCACGCGCGAGAACACGGTCGCCTGCGGCCCGAAGGCGACGCCGGTGAAGCCGCCGGCCAGCACCTCATCCGCGATGCACAGCGCCTTGTTGCGCGCCGAGGAGAGGCCGCCGAACTGATAGCCGGTGGTGAGCTTGGCGCTCGCGGCTTCCAGCTTGGCTTGCAGATCGGGCGTGCCGCCGCTGGCGTGGACCAGCGCGGTGAAGGGCTCGAAGCCCTTGGGCGTCCCCTCCAGCGCCTCGAGCGAGGAGAACAGCGCAAAAGCCTCGGCGGGAAGATCGGCCAGCATGATCGCGAGGCCCGGCGCGTCGAAATATTCGACCGCCTCGGCGCCGACGCCGACCCCCACCGTCCCCACGAAATGGACGCCGGGCAGGCGCGCGCGCAGCGCCGCCAAAATGTCGCTCGCCGCCTGGGTGAAATAGTCGGTGAGATAGCACCAGCCGAGATTGGGCGCGGGCGCGTCGGCCCGTTGTCGTTCGATCTGCTCCAGGCAGGAGGCCAAGGCGCTCTTCCAGTCGGCGTCGCCGGCATGGGCGTAAATGAACTTGCTCATGGTCTCTTCCCTCGCGTCCTTGCGCGGGTAGCAACGACCGTGCCGCGGGAGAGACTCGCTACCGCGCCGCCTCGACGGAGGCCGAGAGCTCGGCGAGATCGAGCAGCACGAAGGCGCCGCGGCGGCGCTCCAGCAGTCCCGCCCGCTCGAGCCGGTTCAGCTCGCGCGTGACCGCCTCGCGATGCGTGCTGACGCGGGCGGCGATCTCCGCATGGGTGGGAACGGGCGAGATCACGCCGCGATTCTCGCCGCCGCTGTCGCTGCGCGCCAGCCGCAGCAATTCCGCGTGAATGCGCCCGCGCACGTCGAGATTGGTGAATTCATTGACCCGCGTGGTGAGGCGGCGCACCTCGCCGGTCAGCGTCTCGAGCACTTGATCGCAGACATTGGGATAGCGATGAATCACCTCGCGGAAGATCGCAGGGCTCATACGCGCGATCACCGTGTCGGTTATCGCATGGATCGCCGCAGAGCGCGGCTTGCCGTCGAGCGCGGAGAGCTCGCCGAAAAACTCGCCCTCCTTGATGACGCGCAGCATCAGATCCTTGCCGGCGACGCTCTGGATCGACACGCGCACATCGCCATAGGCGACGAAGTAGATATCCGCGGTGTCGTCCTTATAATTGAGGATGCATTCCTTTTCCTGGGCGCGGCGCCACACGCATCGTGCGTCGAGCTGGGCGATCTCCTCCTTGGAAAGCGAGCGGAACAAACTAACGCGTGCAAGCGTCTGGCTTTTTCGTATCATGCCCCGCGTTCCTGAAAATTTCGTCTTGTCAGCGTTTCAAAGGATGGTCCATGTCGCTTTGGAGTGTCAACTTCGATTTGGAGCGCCGCACGCGCCTCGCCACGGGGCTCACGCTCTTCATCTATGCGGCCTGCCATTTCATCTCGCATGCGACCGGGCTGTTCTTCCTCGACAATCTCCAGGCTATCGGGCACGGCGTCATTCTCGCGCCCTGGCGCAGCAGCTTCGGCGTCGCTCTGCTGCTCTTCTGCTTCACCTTTCACATGTCGCTCGGCCTTTTCGCGCTCTATCGTCGGCGGCATTTGCGCATGCCGGCGATAGAGGCCTGGCAGCTCGGCCTCGGCCTCACCATTCCGCTGCTGCTCGCGCCGCATGTCACCGACACGCGCGTCGCCGTGCTCGCCTTCGGCTTGGAAGATTCCTATTTTCGCATTCTCTATCATTTCTGGATCAGCGATCCGACCTTCGGCCTGCCGCGGCAATTTCTGCTGATGGTCCTCATCTGGTCGCATGGCTGCATCGGCATTCACATGTGGCTGCGCTATCGCGATTGGTATCGCCGCCGCGCGATTCTGTTTCTTCTTCTCGCGCTCGCTCTACCTGTTCTCGCCATAGCGGGCCTGCTCAACTCCGGCTGGGAGCTGATCTTGCGCGCCTATATGGACGAGGCGGTGATGGAGGCGCATGGCCCGCCGGCGAAAGGATCGCCGCATGCGCATGTGCCGGCAATGCTCGCGTCGATCATCCTCTGTCTGCAGATTTCCTATCTCGCGCTGCTCGCCGTCGTGCTGTTGCTGCGCGCCTTGCGCAACATGCGCGAGCGCATGTTCGACACGGTGCGCATAGACTATCGCGACGGCCGCAGCGTTCGTGCGCCTTTCGGCTTTTCCGTGCTCGAGGCCAGCCGCTTCAAAGGCATTCCGCACGCCTCCGTCTGCGGCGGACGCGCGCGCTGCTCCACCTGCCGCATTCGCGTGCTCTATGGCGCGTCGGAGCTGCCGCCGCCCGGCCCGGCGGAGCGCGCCACATTGGCGCAGATCGGCGCGCCGGAGGGCGTGCGCCTCGCCTGCCAGACGCGGCCGAGCTGCGATATCGGCGTCTATCCCATGCTGCCGGCCGACAGCCCGCTCGACGGCCTCTGCGTTCTTCTCGACCAGGGCCGCGAGCTCTTCGTGACGGCCATGTTCGTCGATCTGCGCGACTCGACGAAGCTCGCCGCCAACCGCCTGCCCTATGACGCGATCTATATCGTCGACTCCTACATTCGCGCGACGACCAATGCGATCTTGGCGGAGGGCGGCCATGTGACGAGCGTCGCCGGCGACGGCGTCATGAGCCTGTTTCGGCTGGACGGCGACGCCGACGAGGGCGCCCGCGCGGCGCTGCGCGCGGCAAGCGGGGTATGGCGCGCCATTCGCCGCGTCAGCCGCGATTTCGCGCATGATCTCGAAGCGCCGCTCGCCTTCGGCGTCGGCCTGCACAGCGGGCTCGCCATCGTCGGCGCCGTCGGCCCGACGGACCGGCAGTCGCTGCAGTTTCTGGGCGACACCGGCAATATCGCCGCGCGGCTCGAATCGCTGACGAAGGAGATGGACTGCGTCGCGCTCGTCTCGTCGCAGACCTGCGACGCCGCGGGGCTGCGGCCGCCGCGTGCTATCGTCGAGGCCCCGATCCGCGGCCGCGACGACGCGCTCCCCGCCTTTCCGTTCAAGAAGCTCGGCGATTTCGAGCGCTGGGTCGCCGGCGGCGAGCAGGCGGTCGTCTGAGCCGCCACGCCCGTCCCCGTAGGGAGACTTCTTTCGTTCAGTAGTAGGCGTCGGGGCAGGCCACCTCGTTTCCATCTGCGTCGGCGCAAGTGCAGCCGCCGAGCGACAGAGCCATCGCGCCGATCGCGAAGCCGATGACCAGCGTCAGAGCCTTTGCGCGAACGCCGGCCGGAAAATGGAAATTGGAGAGATCGAGATTCATGTCATCCTCCCTGGATGAGTGTTGGAACGCGGTCGCAAAACATCGTCCGCTCGGGAAATGTCG
It encodes the following:
- a CDS encoding FIST N-terminal domain-containing protein encodes the protein MSKFIYAHAGDADWKSALASCLEQIERQRADAPAPNLGWCYLTDYFTQAASDILAALRARLPGVHFVGTVGVGVGAEAVEYFDAPGLAIMLADLPAEAFALFSSLEALEGTPKGFEPFTALVHASGGTPDLQAKLEAASAKLTTGYQFGGLSSARNKALCIADEVLAGGFTGVAFGPQATVFSRVTQGCQPIGPLRTVTRAQGNYLVTLDEKRALDCVLEDMEHTLDIDDAALRLELAQTLAGIVATGEDASAKPGQFGANTEVRHIVGVGRKGGLLMIAEQIKDGMRLAFCKRNAEAAKHDLLRIVAEVRAQAEAAGGMRGALYISCSGRGGPHFGEPNAEFRMVHEALGGETPLIGFFAGGEIARHHLYGYTGVLTVFAGA
- a CDS encoding Crp/Fnr family transcriptional regulator: MIRKSQTLARVSLFRSLSKEEIAQLDARCVWRRAQEKECILNYKDDTADIYFVAYGDVRVSIQSVAGKDLMLRVIKEGEFFGELSALDGKPRSAAIHAITDTVIARMSPAIFREVIHRYPNVCDQVLETLTGEVRRLTTRVNEFTNLDVRGRIHAELLRLARSDSGGENRGVISPVPTHAEIAARVSTHREAVTRELNRLERAGLLERRRGAFVLLDLAELSASVEAAR
- a CDS encoding aldo/keto reductase: MSAEPRGEDPSRIVSASGVSMPRIIYGTAWKKERTAALVEEALRTGFRGIDTACQPKHYNEPGVGEGLAAALSAGLARADIYLQTKFTPFGGQDPENIPYDAAAPIGEQVRQSFEASLRNLRVDRLDGLVLHSPYPDDKDTLEAWRAMESLAAQGGVRQLGVSNCYEPARLKMLWKKARVKPAVIQNRFYAKTGYDREIRAFCAKHKIFYQSFWTLTANPETLEKPELVALAEKYGRGRAQIFFRFLTQQGVLCLTGTTSQEHMRDDLAIFDFSLTAKECASLDALLTSAPA
- a CDS encoding adenylate/guanylate cyclase domain-containing protein, coding for MSLWSVNFDLERRTRLATGLTLFIYAACHFISHATGLFFLDNLQAIGHGVILAPWRSSFGVALLLFCFTFHMSLGLFALYRRRHLRMPAIEAWQLGLGLTIPLLLAPHVTDTRVAVLAFGLEDSYFRILYHFWISDPTFGLPRQFLLMVLIWSHGCIGIHMWLRYRDWYRRRAILFLLLALALPVLAIAGLLNSGWELILRAYMDEAVMEAHGPPAKGSPHAHVPAMLASIILCLQISYLALLAVVLLLRALRNMRERMFDTVRIDYRDGRSVRAPFGFSVLEASRFKGIPHASVCGGRARCSTCRIRVLYGASELPPPGPAERATLAQIGAPEGVRLACQTRPSCDIGVYPMLPADSPLDGLCVLLDQGRELFVTAMFVDLRDSTKLAANRLPYDAIYIVDSYIRATTNAILAEGGHVTSVAGDGVMSLFRLDGDADEGARAALRAASGVWRAIRRVSRDFAHDLEAPLAFGVGLHSGLAIVGAVGPTDRQSLQFLGDTGNIAARLESLTKEMDCVALVSSQTCDAAGLRPPRAIVEAPIRGRDDALPAFPFKKLGDFERWVAGGEQAVV